The Quercus robur chromosome 7, dhQueRobu3.1, whole genome shotgun sequence genome has a segment encoding these proteins:
- the LOC126692979 gene encoding uncharacterized protein LOC126692979 isoform X1: MKEIEKKKISNNNQTKRSGRTDRRDHKLHQANVSKNLKAKETRSKASSPTAQSSIAVSDSNAGTEPSEVYRNMVIHYVDDVNRFEAAPQDLKANAMIAKENKDDVLDNHSTDLETESSMGKEEVSDSETIKDSVSSQGDSLTADDDKVERPSSVKNNSSEDHQRNKPQSKAIHNTPKKSIGSIKGPSRVVARSSSKADSQNMKFPSKPSSESSEGVDDKPVKEVKQVDDLDGTSNAAQSFGSDDETIDAEESDEHKDEVALEQKIEEMESRIEKLEEELREVAALEISLYSVVPEHGSSAHKVHTPARRLSRIYIHACKHWTLDKRATIAKNTVSGLVLIAKSCGNDVPRLTFWMSNTVVLREILSQAFGSSRQSSSMTRHTESNGNGKRSDGKSPVLKWKGSSVSKQANGFMQFVADWQETGTFMAALEKVESWIFSRIVESVWWQALTPYMQSPSENMSTNRNGGRLLGPALGDQQQGSFSINLWKKAFQDAFQLLCPVRAGGHECGCLPVLARMVMEQCVARLDVAMFNAILRESAHEIPTDPISDPIVDSKVLPIPAGDLSFGSGAQLKNSIGNWSRWLTDMFGIDADDSLKEDQHGSEDDDGRGGDSEPKSFLLLNDLSDLLMLPKDMLMDRTIRQEVCPSISLPLIKRIVCNFTPDEFCPDSVPGAVLEALNAESIVERRLSGDSARSFPYTVAPVVYNPPSSADVEEKVAEAGEIYALARNVSVVQRKGYTSDEELEELDSPLTSIIDKMPSSPMIAVNGNGKHEEHASNTGTNARYELLREVWSM; this comes from the exons ATgaaagagatagaaaaaaagaaaatttcaaataacaaCCAGACAAAGCGCTCAGGAAGAACTGATAGGAGAGACCATAAACTGCATCAAGCGAATGTCagcaaaaatttaaaagcaaaagaaaCTCGTTCTAAAGCTTCGTCTCCTACAGCACAGTCAAGTATTGCAGTAAGTGATTCAAACGCGGGCACAGAGCCCTCCGAAGTTTACAGAAACATGGTTATACATTATGTGGATGATGTTAACAGGTTTGAGGCGGCACCTCAAGATTTGAAAGCAAATGCAATGATTGCCAAAGAGAACAAGGATGATGTTCTAGATAATCATTCTACTGATTTGGAGACAGAATCTAGCATGGGTAAGGAAGAAGTGTCAGATTCAGAGACAATAAAAGATTCAGTATCATCTCAAGGGGATTCGCTGACAGCTGATGATGACAAAGTAGAAAGACCTTCAAGTGTTAAAAATAATTCCTCAGAGGATCACCAAAGAAACAAACCACAATCTAAAGCAATACATAACACTCCTAAGAAATCCATAGGTTCAATAAAAGGGCCTTCTAGAGTTGTTGCCAGAAGTTCTTCCAAGGCTGACTCCCAAAATATGAAATTTCCTTCCAAACCGTCATCAGAATCTTCTGAAGGAGTTGATGATAAGCCTGTTAAAGAGGTAAAACAAGTAGATGACTTGGATGGGACCTCAAATGCTGCTCAGAGTTTTGGAAGTGATGATGAAACAATTGATGCTGAAGAAAGTGATGAACACAAGGATGAGGTAGCTTTGGAGCAAAAGATTGAAGAAATGGAGTCGAGGATTGAAAAACTAGAAGAGGAGCTGAGAGAAGTTGCTGCTCTTGAAATTTCACTCTATTCTGTGGTACCGGAGCATGGGAGCTCAGCACATAAGGTTCACACACCTGCTAGGCGCCTTTCTAGAATTTACATTCATGCTTGCAAACATTGGACTCTAGACAAGCGAGCCACAATTGCTAAAAACACTGTATCAGGGCTTGTTTTGATTGCCAAGTCCTGCGGTAATGATGTCCCGAG GCTAACCTTCTGGATGTCCAACACTGTTGTGCTGAGGGAGATCCTCTCACAAGCATTTGGCAGTTCACGTCAGTCCAGTTCTATGACCAGGCATACTGAGTCAAATGGGAATGGCAAGAGAAGTGATGGGAAGTCTCCAGTTTTGAAATGGAAGGGTAGCTCTGTTAGTAAACAAGCTAATGGTTTTATGCAGTTTGTTGCTGATTGGCAGGAGACAGGAACCTTCATGGCCGCATTGGAAAAAGTTGAATCTTGGATTTTCTCTCGGATAGTTGAGTCAGTATGGTGGCAG GCTTTAACTCCGTATATGCAGTCACCATCTGAGAATATGTCAACCAATAGAAACGGTGGAAGGTTGTTGGGACCAGCTTTGGGTGACCAGCAGCAAGGCAGCTTTTCTATCAACCTATGGAAGAAAGCTTTTCAAGATGCTTTTCAACTACTCTGTCCTGTTCGAGCAGGGGGACATGAATGTGGTTGCTTACCTGTGTTGGCAAGAATG GTTATGGAACAATGTGTTGCCAGACTTGATGTTGCCATGTTTAATGCTATTCTGCGTGAGTCAGCCCATGAGATTCCAACTGATCCTATATCAGATCCCATTGTTGATTCGAAGGTTTTGCCCATTCCTGCTGGAGATTTGAGTTTCGGATCTGGTGCCCAGCTCAAAAATTCT ATCGGCAATTGGTCTAGATGGCTTACTGATATGTTTGGCATAGATGCTGATGATTCTCTGAAAGAAGATCAGCATGGCAGTGAAGATGATGATGGGAGGGGTGGAGACAGTGAACCTAAATCTTTCCTCCTCCTCAATGATTTGAGTGATCTTCTGATGCTTCCAAAAGACATGCTTATGGACCGAACAATTAGACAAGAG GTGTGCCCATCAATAAGTCTTCCACTGATTAAACGAATAGTCTGCAACTTCACTCCAGATGAGTTCTGTCCTGATTCTGTCCCAGGGGCTGTATTGGAGGCACTGAATGCTGAG AGTATTGTGGAGCGGAGATTGTCCGGAGACTCAGCTAGAAGCTTCCCTTATACAGTTGCCCCTGTTGTCTACAACCCTCCTTCCTCAGCTGATGTCGAGGAGAAAGTTGCAGAGGCAGGAGAAATATATGCATTGGCTAGGAATGTGTCTGTTGTACAAAGGAAGGGGTATACCAGTGATGAAGAACTAGAGGAACTGGATTCTCCTCTTACATCCATCATTGACAAAATGCCTTCTTCACCAATGATCGCAGTAAATGGAAATGGTAAACACGAGGAGCATGCCAGTAATACTGGCACAAATGCAAGGTATGAACTCCTTCGGGAGGTCTGGTCCATGTAA
- the LOC126692979 gene encoding uncharacterized protein LOC126692979 isoform X2, producing the protein MIAKENKDDVLDNHSTDLETESSMGKEEVSDSETIKDSVSSQGDSLTADDDKVERPSSVKNNSSEDHQRNKPQSKAIHNTPKKSIGSIKGPSRVVARSSSKADSQNMKFPSKPSSESSEGVDDKPVKEVKQVDDLDGTSNAAQSFGSDDETIDAEESDEHKDEVALEQKIEEMESRIEKLEEELREVAALEISLYSVVPEHGSSAHKVHTPARRLSRIYIHACKHWTLDKRATIAKNTVSGLVLIAKSCGNDVPRLTFWMSNTVVLREILSQAFGSSRQSSSMTRHTESNGNGKRSDGKSPVLKWKGSSVSKQANGFMQFVADWQETGTFMAALEKVESWIFSRIVESVWWQALTPYMQSPSENMSTNRNGGRLLGPALGDQQQGSFSINLWKKAFQDAFQLLCPVRAGGHECGCLPVLARMVMEQCVARLDVAMFNAILRESAHEIPTDPISDPIVDSKVLPIPAGDLSFGSGAQLKNSIGNWSRWLTDMFGIDADDSLKEDQHGSEDDDGRGGDSEPKSFLLLNDLSDLLMLPKDMLMDRTIRQEVCPSISLPLIKRIVCNFTPDEFCPDSVPGAVLEALNAESIVERRLSGDSARSFPYTVAPVVYNPPSSADVEEKVAEAGEIYALARNVSVVQRKGYTSDEELEELDSPLTSIIDKMPSSPMIAVNGNGKHEEHASNTGTNARYELLREVWSM; encoded by the exons ATGATTGCCAAAGAGAACAAGGATGATGTTCTAGATAATCATTCTACTGATTTGGAGACAGAATCTAGCATGGGTAAGGAAGAAGTGTCAGATTCAGAGACAATAAAAGATTCAGTATCATCTCAAGGGGATTCGCTGACAGCTGATGATGACAAAGTAGAAAGACCTTCAAGTGTTAAAAATAATTCCTCAGAGGATCACCAAAGAAACAAACCACAATCTAAAGCAATACATAACACTCCTAAGAAATCCATAGGTTCAATAAAAGGGCCTTCTAGAGTTGTTGCCAGAAGTTCTTCCAAGGCTGACTCCCAAAATATGAAATTTCCTTCCAAACCGTCATCAGAATCTTCTGAAGGAGTTGATGATAAGCCTGTTAAAGAGGTAAAACAAGTAGATGACTTGGATGGGACCTCAAATGCTGCTCAGAGTTTTGGAAGTGATGATGAAACAATTGATGCTGAAGAAAGTGATGAACACAAGGATGAGGTAGCTTTGGAGCAAAAGATTGAAGAAATGGAGTCGAGGATTGAAAAACTAGAAGAGGAGCTGAGAGAAGTTGCTGCTCTTGAAATTTCACTCTATTCTGTGGTACCGGAGCATGGGAGCTCAGCACATAAGGTTCACACACCTGCTAGGCGCCTTTCTAGAATTTACATTCATGCTTGCAAACATTGGACTCTAGACAAGCGAGCCACAATTGCTAAAAACACTGTATCAGGGCTTGTTTTGATTGCCAAGTCCTGCGGTAATGATGTCCCGAG GCTAACCTTCTGGATGTCCAACACTGTTGTGCTGAGGGAGATCCTCTCACAAGCATTTGGCAGTTCACGTCAGTCCAGTTCTATGACCAGGCATACTGAGTCAAATGGGAATGGCAAGAGAAGTGATGGGAAGTCTCCAGTTTTGAAATGGAAGGGTAGCTCTGTTAGTAAACAAGCTAATGGTTTTATGCAGTTTGTTGCTGATTGGCAGGAGACAGGAACCTTCATGGCCGCATTGGAAAAAGTTGAATCTTGGATTTTCTCTCGGATAGTTGAGTCAGTATGGTGGCAG GCTTTAACTCCGTATATGCAGTCACCATCTGAGAATATGTCAACCAATAGAAACGGTGGAAGGTTGTTGGGACCAGCTTTGGGTGACCAGCAGCAAGGCAGCTTTTCTATCAACCTATGGAAGAAAGCTTTTCAAGATGCTTTTCAACTACTCTGTCCTGTTCGAGCAGGGGGACATGAATGTGGTTGCTTACCTGTGTTGGCAAGAATG GTTATGGAACAATGTGTTGCCAGACTTGATGTTGCCATGTTTAATGCTATTCTGCGTGAGTCAGCCCATGAGATTCCAACTGATCCTATATCAGATCCCATTGTTGATTCGAAGGTTTTGCCCATTCCTGCTGGAGATTTGAGTTTCGGATCTGGTGCCCAGCTCAAAAATTCT ATCGGCAATTGGTCTAGATGGCTTACTGATATGTTTGGCATAGATGCTGATGATTCTCTGAAAGAAGATCAGCATGGCAGTGAAGATGATGATGGGAGGGGTGGAGACAGTGAACCTAAATCTTTCCTCCTCCTCAATGATTTGAGTGATCTTCTGATGCTTCCAAAAGACATGCTTATGGACCGAACAATTAGACAAGAG GTGTGCCCATCAATAAGTCTTCCACTGATTAAACGAATAGTCTGCAACTTCACTCCAGATGAGTTCTGTCCTGATTCTGTCCCAGGGGCTGTATTGGAGGCACTGAATGCTGAG AGTATTGTGGAGCGGAGATTGTCCGGAGACTCAGCTAGAAGCTTCCCTTATACAGTTGCCCCTGTTGTCTACAACCCTCCTTCCTCAGCTGATGTCGAGGAGAAAGTTGCAGAGGCAGGAGAAATATATGCATTGGCTAGGAATGTGTCTGTTGTACAAAGGAAGGGGTATACCAGTGATGAAGAACTAGAGGAACTGGATTCTCCTCTTACATCCATCATTGACAAAATGCCTTCTTCACCAATGATCGCAGTAAATGGAAATGGTAAACACGAGGAGCATGCCAGTAATACTGGCACAAATGCAAGGTATGAACTCCTTCGGGAGGTCTGGTCCATGTAA